A single region of the Arthrobacter sp. PAMC25564 genome encodes:
- the benB gene encoding benzoate 1,2-dioxygenase small subunit yields MTNLTRPTAALKTVEEIATLETVRAFLYKEARLLDERQFDEWLQCYHPDSEFWMPAWDVDDRLTEDPQNEISLIYYDNRGGIEDRVFRIKTDRSSATSLPEPRTGHNITDIEIVGHDGDQVKVRFNWFTLYFRYNTTDTYFGTSFYTIDLAGAEPVIMKKKVVLKNDYIHHVVDVYMI; encoded by the coding sequence ATGACAAACCTGACCAGACCAACTGCGGCACTCAAGACCGTCGAGGAGATCGCCACCCTCGAAACTGTCCGTGCCTTTCTGTACAAGGAAGCCCGCCTGCTGGACGAGCGCCAGTTCGACGAGTGGCTTCAGTGCTACCACCCGGACTCCGAGTTCTGGATGCCCGCATGGGACGTCGACGACCGTCTGACCGAGGACCCGCAGAACGAGATCTCGCTCATCTACTACGACAACCGCGGCGGCATTGAAGACCGTGTCTTCCGGATCAAGACGGACCGGTCTTCAGCCACCTCCCTCCCGGAGCCCCGTACCGGGCACAACATCACAGACATCGAGATCGTGGGGCACGACGGTGACCAAGTGAAGGTGCGCTTCAACTGGTTCACCCTGTACTTCCGCTACAACACCACAGACACGTACTTCGGGACCAGCTTCTACACGATCGACCTCGCCGGCGCCGAGCCGGTAATCATGAAAAAGAAGGTCGTTCTGAAGAACGACTACATCCACCACGTGGTGGACGTCTACATGATCTGA
- the pheA gene encoding prephenate dehydratase encodes MSAPTVTYTFLGPEGTFTEAALMQVPDAADAIRVPSSNVNTALDKVRAGSADAAMVPIENSVEGGVTATLDAIATGPELRILREALVPISFVLVARPGTRIEDIRRISTHGHAWAQCRFWVDTNIPDVEYIPGSSTAAAALGLLADGARHDAAICAPIVATQQPGLAVLAEDIGDNPGAVTRFVLVGRPGVLPERTGADKTTVVVPLPKDRPGALMEILDQFATRGVNLSRIESRPTGQYLGHYFFSIDADGHVADARMADALAGLHRISPATRFLGSYGRADSHRTNVAPHTSDQAFRAAHAWVKSILTGASVAPGQAPEASPTA; translated from the coding sequence ATGTCCGCTCCAACCGTCACCTACACATTCCTCGGACCCGAGGGCACCTTTACCGAGGCAGCCCTGATGCAGGTCCCGGACGCGGCGGACGCCATCCGCGTCCCGTCCTCGAATGTGAACACGGCGCTGGACAAGGTCCGGGCCGGTTCGGCGGACGCGGCCATGGTGCCGATTGAGAACTCCGTCGAGGGCGGCGTCACGGCGACCCTCGACGCCATCGCAACAGGCCCGGAGCTGCGGATCCTCCGCGAAGCCCTCGTGCCGATCAGCTTTGTCCTCGTGGCCAGGCCCGGCACCCGGATCGAGGATATCCGCCGCATCTCGACCCACGGCCACGCCTGGGCACAGTGCAGGTTCTGGGTTGACACGAATATTCCTGATGTTGAATATATCCCCGGGTCGTCCACGGCCGCCGCCGCACTGGGCCTCCTGGCGGACGGAGCCCGCCACGACGCCGCGATCTGCGCTCCGATTGTGGCCACCCAGCAGCCTGGCCTGGCCGTGCTGGCAGAAGACATCGGCGACAATCCCGGCGCCGTCACCCGCTTCGTCCTGGTGGGCCGGCCCGGCGTGCTGCCCGAGCGGACAGGCGCGGACAAGACCACCGTGGTGGTGCCGTTGCCCAAGGACCGCCCGGGCGCGCTGATGGAGATCCTGGACCAGTTCGCCACCCGCGGCGTGAACCTGAGCCGGATCGAATCCCGTCCCACCGGCCAGTACCTCGGCCACTACTTCTTCAGTATCGACGCGGATGGCCACGTTGCCGATGCCAGGATGGCGGATGCCCTCGCGGGCCTGCACCGGATCAGCCCGGCAACCCGGTTCCTGGGTTCCTACGGACGCGCCGACAGCCACCGGACGAACGTGGCACCGCATACCTCGGACCAGGCATTCCGGGCGGCGCATGCATGGGTGAAAAGCATTCTCACCGGCGCATCAGTGGCCCCTGGACAGGCGCCGGAGGCTTCGCCCACAGCGTAG
- a CDS encoding rhodanese-like domain-containing protein, translating into MSHLDTVKVSEIPDGATILDVREDYEWVAGHAEGALHIPLDQLPSRIDELDPDEDLYVICRTGGRSFRAAQWLVGQGYSALNVAGGMDQWLETGMPLVSDNGLKPVIL; encoded by the coding sequence ATGAGCCACCTCGATACCGTGAAAGTGTCCGAGATCCCCGACGGGGCCACGATCCTGGACGTCCGTGAAGACTACGAATGGGTTGCGGGACACGCCGAAGGCGCCCTGCACATTCCCCTGGACCAGCTTCCGTCCCGGATCGACGAGCTCGACCCGGATGAGGATCTCTACGTCATCTGCCGCACCGGCGGACGGTCCTTCCGCGCGGCCCAGTGGCTCGTGGGCCAGGGCTATTCCGCGCTGAACGTCGCGGGCGGCATGGACCAGTGGCTTGAAACCGGAATGCCGCTGGTGTCCGACAACGGACTCAAGCCGGTCATCCTTTAA
- a CDS encoding benzoate/H(+) symporter BenE family transporter, translating into MPSPASEPPTREPGGPAAAPKRSPLLERPALRPAGVRDLMRDIAPQYVSNGVIGLIFSASGPIAVTLAVGAAGGLSQAELASWVFGIFLSAGLATLVMSLLYRQPLGFAWSIPGTVLLGPSLQHLTFPEVVGAFFVSGVLILALGATGLVRRIMAAIPMPIVMAMVAAVFLRFGTDIVASSQANPVVAGPMVLAFIVLTAVPALGKYLPPVLGTLVVGIVAVAVSGQFAMESGAGPVIATPVFTPPEFTWAAQLELVVPLAITVLIVQNGQGVVVLRAAGHHPPVNAFAIASGGFSVLNAGFGAVSACVTGPTNALLTSSGDKHRQYTGAVVYGLLSLVCALLAPTLTRFMLATPEAFVLALGGIAMLKALQQAFVTAFSTTFTLGSLVTFVVTISGLNLLNIHAAFWGILIGYAVSRLLERHDHSASPQLASPNDQSGAS; encoded by the coding sequence ATGCCCAGTCCAGCCTCAGAGCCGCCCACACGGGAACCCGGGGGGCCTGCCGCGGCGCCCAAGCGTTCACCGCTGCTCGAACGCCCCGCGCTCCGGCCCGCCGGGGTGCGCGACCTGATGCGCGACATCGCCCCGCAGTATGTCAGCAATGGGGTGATCGGGCTGATCTTTTCCGCCTCCGGGCCCATCGCGGTGACCCTGGCCGTCGGCGCGGCCGGCGGTCTGAGCCAGGCCGAGCTGGCCTCGTGGGTGTTCGGCATCTTCCTCTCCGCCGGCCTCGCAACCCTGGTGATGTCCCTGCTCTACCGCCAGCCCCTCGGGTTCGCGTGGTCCATCCCCGGCACGGTGCTGCTGGGCCCGTCCCTGCAGCACCTGACTTTCCCGGAAGTGGTGGGAGCGTTCTTCGTCTCCGGGGTGCTCATCCTCGCCCTGGGCGCAACCGGGCTGGTGCGACGGATCATGGCGGCCATTCCCATGCCCATCGTCATGGCCATGGTCGCGGCCGTGTTCCTGCGCTTCGGCACCGACATCGTCGCCTCTTCCCAGGCCAACCCTGTGGTCGCCGGGCCGATGGTGCTGGCTTTCATCGTCCTGACCGCCGTGCCAGCCCTAGGCAAGTACCTCCCGCCGGTGTTGGGCACCCTGGTGGTCGGCATCGTCGCCGTAGCGGTGAGCGGGCAGTTCGCGATGGAGTCCGGAGCCGGGCCCGTCATCGCTACCCCGGTGTTCACCCCACCCGAGTTCACCTGGGCAGCGCAACTGGAACTGGTGGTGCCACTGGCTATCACCGTCCTGATCGTGCAGAACGGCCAGGGCGTGGTCGTTCTGCGCGCCGCCGGCCACCATCCACCGGTCAACGCCTTCGCCATTGCCTCCGGCGGGTTCTCCGTGCTCAACGCCGGATTCGGCGCCGTCTCGGCGTGTGTGACGGGCCCGACCAACGCCCTGCTGACCTCCTCCGGGGACAAACACCGCCAGTACACAGGTGCGGTGGTCTATGGCCTGCTGTCACTGGTATGTGCGCTGCTGGCCCCGACCCTGACCCGGTTCATGCTCGCCACCCCCGAGGCCTTCGTCCTGGCCCTGGGCGGCATTGCCATGCTCAAGGCCCTCCAGCAGGCCTTCGTCACCGCGTTCTCCACGACCTTCACCCTCGGCTCACTGGTGACCTTCGTCGTCACGATCTCGGGTCTGAATCTGCTCAACATCCACGCCGCGTTCTGGGGCATCCTCATCGGCTACGCTGTCTCCCGCCTGCTCGAGCGGCACGACCACTCCGCCTCGCCACAGTTGGCATCACCAAACGATCAGTCCGGCGCCTCGTAA
- a CDS encoding 1,6-dihydroxycyclohexa-2,4-diene-1-carboxylate dehydrogenase: MSRPYAGQFVTPGRYAGKVAVVTGSAQGIGQKVAERIGAEGGAVVLVDRSGLVHDVAREIQEAAQGSGSGGSATAVTADLETFAGAQQAVEAALAAHGRVDVLVNNVGGTIWARPYEEYDEDKIEKEIRRSLFPTLWTCRAVLPAMLQQGSGTIVNVSSVATRGLHRVPYAAAKGGVNALTQSLAMEVGGRGIRVVATAPGGTEAPPRKVKRGPEAESTTEKAWYQAIVDQTVESSFLKRYGTLDEQAAPIVFLGSDEASYLTGSILPVAGGDLG, translated from the coding sequence ATGTCGCGCCCTTATGCGGGACAGTTCGTTACTCCGGGCCGGTACGCCGGCAAGGTAGCCGTCGTGACGGGCTCCGCCCAGGGTATTGGCCAGAAAGTGGCCGAGCGGATCGGTGCCGAGGGCGGCGCGGTGGTCCTGGTGGACCGGTCCGGACTGGTCCATGACGTGGCACGGGAGATCCAGGAGGCCGCACAGGGTTCCGGTTCAGGAGGCTCGGCTACCGCTGTGACCGCTGATCTCGAGACCTTCGCAGGGGCGCAGCAAGCCGTCGAGGCGGCGCTGGCCGCCCACGGCCGGGTCGACGTGCTGGTCAACAATGTAGGCGGCACCATCTGGGCCCGCCCCTACGAAGAGTACGACGAGGACAAGATCGAGAAGGAGATCCGCCGCTCGCTCTTTCCCACCCTCTGGACCTGCCGGGCTGTGCTGCCGGCCATGCTGCAACAGGGTTCGGGCACCATCGTCAACGTTTCCTCGGTGGCCACCCGCGGTTTGCACCGCGTGCCTTACGCGGCTGCGAAGGGTGGCGTTAATGCCCTGACGCAGTCGTTGGCGATGGAGGTGGGCGGACGCGGCATCCGCGTGGTCGCGACCGCCCCGGGCGGCACCGAGGCACCGCCCCGCAAGGTCAAGCGTGGGCCGGAGGCTGAGTCCACCACGGAAAAGGCTTGGTACCAGGCGATCGTTGACCAAACCGTGGAGTCGTCCTTTTTGAAGCGCTACGGAACCCTGGACGAACAGGCCGCGCCCATCGTATTCCTCGGATCAGATGAAGCGTCCTACCTGACCGGCAGCATCCTTCCAGTCGCTGGCGGAGACCTGGGCTAA
- a CDS encoding diacylglycerol kinase family protein codes for MRDWLLYLIIAGVLAFAASSWWGVRRLKAKHTRSAVWEETHRPGLGRQKVAVVMNPIKAKSAEARVLISNACRAAGWDPPRFFDTTAADPGFSQARQAVDYGADVVLVGGGDGTVRVVAAVLAGTDIAMGLIPLGTGNLLARNVHLDVSDLQGSVQTALFGHQRFIDTARMRVENSRTAESAEHLFLVIAGIGMDAEVIGDTHDGLKKAVGWLAYTEAGVRHLPGRRKKVSISLDGQAEQTRKIRSVLFANCGLIPGGIDFIPQAMIDDGMLDVVVMSPRSAIGWLAMYWKIVLKHKRTLPVMTYYRSGKITIRCAEPMPTQIDGDPSGEATKVTVQVAPGSLLVRVKEGTEAG; via the coding sequence ATGCGCGATTGGCTGCTCTACCTCATCATTGCTGGAGTCCTGGCCTTCGCCGCCTCCAGCTGGTGGGGCGTGCGCCGGTTGAAGGCGAAGCACACCCGCAGCGCGGTCTGGGAAGAAACACACCGTCCCGGCCTGGGGCGGCAGAAGGTCGCCGTCGTCATGAACCCGATCAAAGCCAAGTCGGCAGAGGCCCGGGTGCTGATCAGCAATGCCTGCCGTGCTGCCGGTTGGGACCCGCCCCGCTTCTTTGACACCACCGCCGCGGATCCAGGCTTCTCGCAGGCCCGGCAGGCCGTGGACTACGGGGCCGACGTCGTCCTGGTGGGCGGCGGCGACGGCACCGTGCGCGTCGTGGCAGCGGTCCTGGCCGGCACCGACATTGCCATGGGACTGATCCCGCTCGGTACCGGCAATCTGCTTGCCCGCAATGTGCATCTGGACGTCTCCGATCTCCAAGGCAGCGTGCAGACAGCCTTGTTCGGGCATCAGCGCTTCATCGATACGGCGCGCATGAGGGTGGAGAACTCACGGACCGCGGAGTCCGCGGAACACCTCTTCCTGGTAATCGCCGGCATCGGTATGGACGCCGAGGTCATCGGCGACACCCATGACGGGCTGAAGAAGGCCGTTGGCTGGCTGGCCTACACCGAGGCGGGAGTCCGGCACCTGCCCGGCCGCCGCAAAAAAGTTTCCATTTCGCTGGATGGCCAGGCCGAGCAGACCCGGAAGATCCGCAGCGTGCTGTTCGCGAACTGCGGGCTCATCCCCGGAGGAATCGACTTCATCCCGCAGGCGATGATCGATGACGGCATGCTGGACGTGGTGGTGATGAGCCCGCGCAGCGCGATCGGCTGGCTGGCGATGTACTGGAAGATCGTCCTGAAACACAAGCGGACCCTGCCGGTGATGACGTACTACCGCTCCGGCAAGATCACGATCCGGTGCGCGGAGCCGATGCCGACGCAGATCGACGGCGACCCCTCGGGCGAGGCCACCAAGGTCACCGTCCAGGTGGCGCCGGGCTCGCTGCTGGTCAGGGTGAAGGAAGGCACCGAAGCGGGCTAG
- the benC gene encoding benzoate 1,2-dioxygenase electron transfer component BenC, with amino-acid sequence MGHKVALSFEDGVTKVIKVGDHETVMDAAYKARINIPSDCRDGACGTCKAFCDSGTFDPGDYIDDAMTEEELEKGYLLTCQAVPESDLAIQIPATSESAKTSASTFTSTMKELNKHSETTVSFALEVENRDALAFLPGQYVNLKVPGTDAERSYSFSSGPEVQDASFMVRVTPQGAMSEYLRDRAAVGDTIEFTGPYGSFFLREPKRPLLLLAGGTGLAPLLSILEKLSENPPSVPVHLIYGVSREADIAGLDWLREYEAKVPGFTWDYIASEPGTSAPHTGYVPQIIEPSHLNDGDVDIYLCGPPPMVNAVSKWLDSEGIKPANFYFERFAPKEATGGDAETGAPAPTEKIQAEGDTMTRSEAVSSLETGRLDFRKEDSFAQLDARMGLELAVSELMLGRLSEEQLSQFRRLAEATTRSVAAGTVREPDEFARTNEEFHEYLFIVCDNPMLLESYRRLDVHAQMAAAFEPGTRIFERVTQDHLDIVDAFERQDKARVREVMMAHARDAKETMAAAIDAKAGR; translated from the coding sequence ATGGGCCACAAAGTAGCCCTCAGCTTCGAGGATGGCGTCACCAAAGTCATCAAGGTCGGCGACCACGAGACCGTGATGGACGCCGCGTACAAGGCACGCATCAACATTCCATCAGACTGTCGGGACGGTGCCTGCGGCACCTGCAAGGCCTTCTGTGATTCCGGCACCTTTGACCCGGGCGACTACATTGACGACGCGATGACGGAGGAAGAGCTCGAAAAGGGCTACCTGCTCACCTGCCAGGCTGTCCCGGAGTCGGATCTGGCCATCCAGATTCCTGCCACGTCGGAATCCGCGAAAACCTCAGCCTCCACCTTCACATCCACCATGAAGGAACTCAACAAGCACTCGGAAACCACGGTTTCCTTCGCCCTTGAGGTCGAAAACCGGGACGCCCTGGCCTTCCTCCCGGGCCAGTACGTCAACCTCAAGGTCCCCGGAACCGACGCGGAGCGCTCCTACTCCTTCAGCAGCGGCCCCGAGGTGCAGGATGCCTCGTTCATGGTGCGGGTCACACCGCAGGGCGCGATGTCCGAATACCTGCGCGACAGGGCGGCGGTGGGCGACACCATCGAGTTCACCGGTCCGTACGGCTCGTTCTTCCTGCGGGAGCCCAAGCGCCCCCTGCTGCTCCTGGCAGGCGGCACGGGCCTGGCCCCGCTCCTGTCCATCCTCGAGAAGCTCTCCGAGAACCCGCCGTCGGTACCGGTCCATCTGATTTACGGCGTGTCCCGCGAGGCGGACATCGCCGGGCTGGACTGGCTGCGGGAATATGAGGCGAAGGTACCCGGATTCACCTGGGACTACATTGCTTCCGAACCCGGCACGTCCGCTCCCCACACGGGCTATGTCCCACAGATCATCGAACCCTCCCACCTGAACGACGGCGATGTTGACATCTACCTGTGCGGCCCGCCGCCCATGGTCAATGCCGTTTCGAAGTGGCTGGACTCCGAGGGCATCAAGCCCGCCAACTTCTACTTCGAGCGCTTTGCCCCGAAAGAGGCCACCGGCGGCGACGCCGAAACGGGGGCACCGGCACCCACGGAGAAGATCCAGGCCGAAGGCGACACGATGACCCGCAGCGAGGCCGTCTCCTCCCTGGAGACCGGCCGGCTGGATTTCCGCAAGGAGGACAGCTTCGCCCAACTGGACGCCCGCATGGGCCTGGAGCTCGCGGTGAGCGAGCTGATGCTGGGCCGCCTCAGCGAGGAACAGCTGTCCCAGTTCCGGCGGCTCGCCGAAGCCACCACGCGCTCTGTGGCTGCCGGCACCGTCCGGGAACCGGATGAGTTCGCGCGGACCAACGAGGAGTTCCACGAATACCTCTTCATTGTCTGCGACAACCCCATGCTGCTTGAGTCCTACCGCAGGCTCGACGTCCACGCACAGATGGCTGCGGCCTTCGAACCGGGGACCCGAATCTTCGAGCGGGTCACGCAGGACCACCTTGATATCGTTGATGCCTTCGAGCGCCAGGACAAGGCTCGGGTGCGGGAGGTCATGATGGCCCACGCACGGGACGCCAAGGAAACCATGGCCGCGGCGATCGATGCCAAGGCCGGCCGCTGA
- the benA gene encoding benzoate 1,2-dioxygenase large subunit produces MTENLTHVREVLADAVIDDRENGVIRAKREIFTDEDIFELEMKHIFEGNWVYLAHESQIPNVGDYFTTNIGRTPVVITRDKDENLNCIVNACSHRGAMLCRRKTDNRTTFTCPFHGWTFKNSGELLKVKDSRNAGYPETFNKEGSHDLTKVARFDSYRGFLFGSLKADVLPLEEHLGDATKVIDSIVDQSPEGLEVLRGSSTYTYDGNWKVQAENGADGYHVTAVHWNYAATTARRSAGDSANTTKAMDAGKWGKVKGGFYSYEHGHLLLWQEWTNPEDRPLWDRREELVAKYGEEMANFMINISRNLCLYPNVYIMDQFSSQIRHFRPISADQTEVTIYCIAPKGESQENRSKRIRQYEDFFNATGMATPDDLEEFRSCNKTYWATSAPWNDMTRGSTHEIAGPDEQAQALGMTKVIASGVRTEDEGLYPVQHGYWKEVMDRALAEEEHSALHTVPVTA; encoded by the coding sequence ATGACCGAGAACCTGACCCATGTCCGCGAGGTCCTTGCAGACGCCGTGATCGACGACCGTGAGAACGGCGTCATCCGGGCCAAGCGCGAAATTTTTACCGATGAAGATATTTTTGAACTGGAGATGAAACACATCTTCGAGGGCAACTGGGTTTATCTCGCCCACGAGTCCCAGATCCCCAACGTCGGGGACTACTTCACCACCAACATCGGCCGCACTCCCGTGGTGATCACCCGCGACAAGGACGAAAACCTCAATTGCATCGTCAACGCCTGCTCACACCGCGGCGCCATGCTGTGCCGTCGCAAGACGGATAACCGCACCACTTTCACCTGCCCGTTCCACGGCTGGACGTTCAAGAACTCCGGTGAGCTGCTGAAGGTCAAAGACTCCCGCAACGCCGGCTACCCGGAGACTTTCAACAAAGAGGGCTCCCACGACCTCACCAAGGTCGCCCGCTTCGACTCCTACCGCGGCTTCCTCTTTGGTTCCTTGAAGGCGGATGTGCTCCCGCTCGAGGAGCACCTGGGGGACGCTACCAAGGTGATCGACTCCATCGTGGACCAGTCCCCGGAGGGACTTGAGGTGCTGCGCGGGTCGTCCACCTATACCTATGACGGCAACTGGAAGGTGCAGGCCGAGAACGGCGCCGACGGCTACCATGTCACGGCCGTGCACTGGAACTACGCCGCCACCACGGCCCGCCGCAGCGCTGGCGACTCCGCCAACACCACCAAGGCCATGGACGCCGGCAAGTGGGGCAAGGTCAAGGGCGGTTTCTATTCCTACGAACACGGACACCTGCTGCTGTGGCAGGAATGGACCAACCCGGAGGACCGTCCTCTGTGGGACCGCCGCGAGGAGCTCGTTGCAAAGTACGGCGAGGAGATGGCGAACTTCATGATCAACATCTCGCGGAACCTCTGCCTGTACCCCAATGTCTACATCATGGACCAATTCTCCTCGCAGATCCGCCACTTCCGTCCCATCTCCGCGGACCAGACCGAGGTGACGATTTACTGCATCGCGCCCAAGGGTGAATCGCAGGAGAACCGGTCCAAGCGCATCCGACAGTACGAGGACTTCTTCAACGCCACCGGCATGGCCACACCCGACGACCTTGAGGAGTTCCGGTCCTGCAACAAGACCTACTGGGCCACCTCGGCCCCATGGAACGACATGACCCGCGGGTCCACCCATGAGATTGCCGGCCCCGACGAACAGGCCCAGGCGCTGGGCATGACCAAGGTCATCGCTTCCGGGGTGCGCACCGAGGACGAGGGGCTCTACCCCGTCCAGCACGGGTACTGGAAGGAAGTCATGGACCGGGCGCTGGCGGAAGAGGAGCACTCCGCACTGCATACCGTTCCCGTCACCGCCTGA
- a CDS encoding amidase codes for MAEIHELSAVRLRDALRSGELSAQQAAAHFLDRIAAGNPHLGAFITVTAEQALKDAAAADESYAGAARAGTVPMLHGVPVAFKDLTDVAGVVTTHGSAALERRPPLADGALAAGLKGIGAISLGKTQVPEFGLTAYSENRIAPPSRNPYALSRSSGGSSGGSAAAVAAELLPFAPGSDGGGSVRIPAAACGLVGLKPGRGLVPAGESSGDPAGLVVAGPLARSAADAALMLDALVPETPGTPGPGYLAQASREPRRLRIGVSLDSPWHALFPCAPEDESLDALAEGIRLLEAAGHETTEAAIRYDNRYPDAFTTAWTAGVGSARIAPQREALLTPLTRTFRRRAHQRSPARLSDALGFLRQFQRDTIAQYSAWDLILTPALAQTPRPVGWFTGAAHGDGYWPAAEWTGDADGDYRKQCEYAPWSSMVNVCGLPAVSIPVHWTGGAKGAGLPMGIQLIGPMGSEALLLQVAAQLGF; via the coding sequence GTGGCTGAAATCCACGAGCTCTCGGCCGTGCGGCTGCGTGACGCGCTGCGCTCGGGCGAACTCTCGGCCCAACAGGCGGCGGCTCATTTCCTGGACCGGATCGCAGCCGGGAACCCGCACCTGGGCGCTTTCATCACCGTCACGGCCGAGCAGGCCCTCAAAGATGCGGCTGCGGCGGATGAATCCTATGCCGGCGCCGCAAGGGCAGGGACCGTGCCCATGCTTCACGGCGTGCCGGTCGCCTTCAAAGACCTGACGGACGTGGCCGGCGTCGTCACCACCCACGGCAGTGCCGCCCTCGAGCGCAGGCCCCCGCTGGCCGACGGGGCCCTGGCCGCCGGGCTCAAGGGTATAGGTGCCATCTCGCTGGGCAAGACGCAGGTTCCGGAGTTCGGGTTGACGGCGTACAGCGAAAACCGGATCGCACCGCCCTCACGCAACCCGTACGCGCTCAGCCGCAGCTCCGGGGGCTCCTCCGGCGGCAGTGCTGCCGCCGTGGCCGCGGAGCTGCTGCCCTTCGCCCCCGGGAGCGACGGCGGCGGCTCGGTCCGCATTCCCGCGGCGGCCTGCGGCCTCGTCGGGCTGAAACCCGGCCGGGGGCTTGTGCCCGCGGGAGAAAGCAGCGGAGATCCGGCCGGCCTGGTGGTCGCGGGTCCGCTGGCCCGCTCCGCCGCGGACGCGGCGCTGATGCTCGATGCGCTGGTTCCGGAGACGCCCGGGACCCCCGGGCCCGGCTACCTTGCGCAGGCCTCCCGGGAACCGCGCAGGCTGCGGATCGGCGTCAGCCTGGACAGCCCGTGGCACGCGCTCTTCCCCTGCGCCCCGGAGGACGAGTCGCTCGACGCCCTGGCGGAAGGCATCAGATTATTGGAGGCGGCCGGCCACGAAACCACGGAAGCCGCCATCCGCTACGACAACCGCTACCCGGACGCGTTCACGACGGCCTGGACCGCCGGCGTCGGAAGCGCCCGGATCGCTCCCCAACGCGAGGCGCTGCTGACCCCGCTCACACGGACGTTCCGGCGGCGCGCCCACCAGCGCAGTCCAGCCAGGCTCAGCGACGCCCTCGGGTTCCTGCGGCAGTTCCAGCGGGACACGATCGCCCAGTATTCCGCCTGGGACCTCATCCTGACGCCCGCACTGGCCCAGACCCCCCGCCCGGTGGGCTGGTTCACCGGTGCCGCCCACGGCGACGGCTACTGGCCCGCGGCCGAGTGGACGGGAGACGCCGACGGCGACTACCGCAAGCAGTGCGAATACGCGCCCTGGTCCTCGATGGTGAACGTGTGCGGGCTGCCGGCCGTCAGCATCCCGGTGCACTGGACCGGCGGCGCCAAAGGTGCCGGCCTGCCGATGGGCATCCAGCTGATCGGGCCGATGGGGTCCGAGGCGCTGCTGCTGCAGGTGGCTGCCCAGCTGGGTTTCTGA
- the catA gene encoding catechol 1,2-dioxygenase: MEITMTETQAESRKENEGTAVEAGSKATERFTASGKLARLDVPKERVSLLAGALIKAANDIVVEHQVTYEEYNALKAWLIKVGTDGEWPLFLDVWLEHTVEDVNSQDRPGTVGTIEGPYYVPGSPVLQTPGTVEMREDEEGTPLHFSGRFTDTDGNPIQNAQVEIWHADSAGFYSQYAPGLPDWLFRATVKADDDGRFEINTMRPAPYQIPTDGACGQLISAAGWHAWRPAHIHIKVSAPGFQPVTQQLYFPGDPHNADDIASAVKPELMLDPKPRTDGGAGEEVVYDYVLAKEGQHK; this comes from the coding sequence ATGGAGATCACCATGACTGAGACCCAAGCGGAGAGCCGCAAAGAGAACGAGGGCACGGCCGTCGAGGCCGGCTCAAAGGCCACCGAGCGTTTCACCGCCTCGGGCAAGCTTGCGCGGCTGGATGTGCCGAAGGAAAGGGTGAGCCTGCTGGCGGGGGCACTCATCAAAGCCGCCAATGACATCGTCGTCGAACACCAGGTCACGTACGAGGAGTACAACGCACTCAAAGCCTGGCTCATTAAGGTGGGAACTGACGGTGAATGGCCGCTGTTCCTCGACGTGTGGCTGGAGCACACTGTGGAGGACGTCAACTCCCAGGACCGCCCCGGCACCGTGGGTACCATCGAAGGACCCTACTACGTGCCGGGCTCCCCGGTGCTCCAGACCCCGGGCACTGTCGAAATGCGTGAGGACGAGGAAGGCACCCCGCTGCACTTCAGCGGCCGCTTCACCGATACGGATGGCAACCCGATCCAGAACGCCCAGGTGGAGATCTGGCACGCCGACAGCGCCGGTTTCTACTCCCAGTACGCGCCGGGCCTCCCCGACTGGCTCTTCCGCGCCACGGTCAAGGCAGACGACGACGGCCGCTTCGAAATCAACACGATGCGCCCGGCGCCCTACCAGATTCCCACGGACGGGGCCTGCGGGCAGCTGATCAGCGCAGCAGGCTGGCACGCCTGGCGTCCGGCGCACATCCACATCAAGGTTTCCGCGCCTGGCTTCCAGCCCGTAACCCAGCAGCTGTACTTCCCCGGTGATCCCCACAACGCGGATGACATCGCCTCGGCAGTCAAGCCTGAGCTCATGCTTGACCCGAAGCCGCGCACGGACGGCGGGGCAGGCGAAGAAGTGGTCTATGACTATGTCCTCGCCAAAGAGGGCCAGCACAAGTAA